The following coding sequences lie in one Porphyromonas asaccharolytica DSM 20707 genomic window:
- a CDS encoding nitrilase-related carbon-nitrogen hydrolase: MEHEALQVLLAQRPIVWTDPEANLRLMAEDIRTAAEKGAHLVVFPEVMLTGFNLKVTQSARPWQGTELERLRTLAQEHQIAIASSAFVWDDETQPTRYYNRAYIMLPDGALYAQDKRHLFSIAGEDRRLTPGDGYDIITYRGWRIRLITCYDLRFPVWCRNRTHTDGSLDYDLLLVVANWPRPRITAWRALLQARAIENVAYVIGVNRIGSDPFGTDYSGESLAYDYLGRPICEVEPYADQLLRTTLEREPLEAFRQKFPVWRDSDLFTIHS, translated from the coding sequence ATGGAGCACGAAGCATTACAAGTCCTCCTCGCACAGCGTCCCATCGTCTGGACAGATCCCGAGGCAAACCTTCGCCTCATGGCGGAGGACATACGCACGGCTGCTGAGAAGGGGGCGCACTTAGTCGTCTTCCCCGAGGTAATGCTCACGGGCTTCAACCTCAAGGTGACTCAGTCGGCTCGTCCCTGGCAGGGAACTGAACTGGAGCGTCTGCGTACCTTGGCACAGGAGCATCAGATAGCGATCGCCTCCTCAGCCTTCGTCTGGGACGACGAGACGCAGCCTACACGCTACTACAACCGCGCCTACATCATGCTCCCCGATGGAGCGCTCTATGCGCAGGACAAGCGGCACCTCTTCTCCATAGCTGGCGAAGACCGCCGACTCACGCCAGGCGACGGCTACGACATCATTACCTATCGTGGCTGGCGCATACGACTGATCACCTGCTACGACCTACGTTTCCCCGTCTGGTGTCGCAACCGCACCCATACAGACGGCTCGCTCGACTACGACCTGCTGCTCGTCGTCGCCAACTGGCCTCGTCCTCGCATCACCGCTTGGCGCGCACTCCTACAAGCTCGAGCCATCGAGAATGTCGCCTACGTCATCGGCGTCAACCGCATCGGCTCCGACCCCTTTGGCACCGACTACTCAGGCGAAAGCTTAGCCTACGACTACCTCGGACGACCGATCTGCGAGGTGGAGCCATACGCAGACCAACTCTTGCGCACCACGCTAGAGCGGGAGCCTCTGGAAGCTTTTCGGCAGAAGTTCCCCGTATGGAGAGACAGCGACCTCTTTACCATCCACTCCTAA
- a CDS encoding lysophospholipid acyltransferase family protein yields MKLARLILRWCGWQLLEPATYPRQSVICVAPHTSNMDFIWGKLYYKAVGQRAHFLMKKELFVPPLGWIFKAMGGIPIDRSRKGNTVEQVVDRFRAKDDFAVAITPEGSRKARDRWKTGFYHIAEEAGVPIQLAVIDYKQKRVGIFEQFVPTGDLDKDIRYIRSKYHADQAKKPHLFAES; encoded by the coding sequence ATGAAGCTAGCACGTCTCATACTGCGTTGGTGTGGTTGGCAGCTCCTTGAGCCAGCCACTTATCCACGCCAGAGCGTCATCTGTGTAGCTCCCCATACAAGCAATATGGACTTCATATGGGGCAAGCTATACTACAAAGCGGTGGGACAGAGAGCGCACTTCTTGATGAAAAAAGAGCTCTTTGTCCCACCACTCGGGTGGATCTTTAAGGCAATGGGAGGCATCCCGATAGATCGTAGTCGCAAGGGCAATACGGTCGAGCAGGTCGTAGATCGCTTTCGAGCTAAGGACGACTTTGCGGTGGCGATCACGCCTGAGGGCTCGCGTAAAGCTCGGGATAGGTGGAAGACCGGCTTCTACCACATCGCCGAGGAGGCGGGTGTACCCATACAGCTGGCGGTCATAGACTACAAGCAGAAGCGGGTCGGTATCTTCGAGCAGTTTGTCCCGACGGGAGACCTCGACAAGGATATACGCTACATAAGGAGTAAGTACCACGCTGACCAGGCGAAGAAGCCACACCTCTTTGCCGAGTCATAA
- a CDS encoding putative transporter, producing MNWFENLFVGTGIAHSVFLIALVIAVGMLLGRIKIGKISLGVTLVLFVGIFFGALGMQIDPGVLHFIKEFGLILFIYAVGLQVGPGFFPSLKKGGLKLNLLAVLVVMLGVGVTIVIKYLSDLPMSTMVGILSGAVTNTPGLGAAEQTYTDIMGTSDPSIAMGYAVAYPLGVIGIILSMMVVRAVLRVNIRKEEQDFISQDDALEHTARSASFVVVNPAIFGKSIMELLSSYFEHGDIVVSRHYNHETQEITVATGSTILHEHDRVFVIGQPHELDHTEAIFGQRIDIDRKKWIPTGSNLISNKYTITKKTLNGKRLGELQLRQIYGVNVTRVTRAGVDLVAHPSMRLQMGDQIRVVGSDASVNKVRELVGDSQKHLNEPNLIGIFIGIALGVLLGSIPFIFPGIPQPVKLGLAGGPLIVAILLSNFGPKFGIVTYTTQSANLMIREIGIALFLTCVGIGAGDGFVDTIVNGGYHWVGYGFIITIIPMLIVGILGKKVFKVNYLTLSGVMAGSMTDPPALAYANGLTEEDAPAVGYATVYPLTMFLRVLTAQMLIIFFVS from the coding sequence ATGAATTGGTTTGAAAACTTATTTGTCGGCACGGGGATAGCGCACTCTGTCTTCCTGATAGCCCTAGTCATCGCCGTGGGGATGCTCCTAGGACGCATCAAGATCGGCAAGATCTCCCTAGGGGTTACGCTGGTGCTCTTCGTGGGGATCTTCTTTGGCGCTCTAGGGATGCAGATTGACCCAGGAGTCCTACACTTTATCAAGGAGTTTGGACTGATCCTCTTTATCTATGCCGTCGGTCTACAGGTAGGTCCAGGCTTCTTCCCTTCACTCAAGAAGGGTGGACTGAAGCTCAACCTACTAGCCGTCCTAGTCGTCATGCTCGGTGTGGGCGTAACCATCGTCATCAAGTACCTCTCGGATCTGCCCATGTCAACCATGGTGGGTATCCTCTCGGGAGCTGTGACGAATACGCCTGGTCTAGGTGCTGCTGAGCAGACTTACACAGACATCATGGGTACGTCCGACCCCTCCATAGCGATGGGTTATGCGGTTGCTTACCCACTGGGCGTGATCGGCATCATCCTCTCGATGATGGTCGTACGCGCCGTCTTACGGGTTAATATACGCAAGGAGGAGCAGGACTTCATCTCTCAAGATGATGCCTTGGAGCATACGGCTCGTTCAGCGTCCTTTGTCGTGGTAAACCCCGCTATCTTTGGCAAGTCCATCATGGAGCTACTATCGAGCTACTTCGAGCATGGCGATATTGTCGTCTCACGGCACTACAATCATGAGACACAAGAGATCACGGTAGCTACCGGTAGCACCATCCTACACGAGCATGACCGTGTCTTCGTCATCGGTCAGCCTCATGAGCTGGATCATACGGAGGCGATCTTCGGACAACGCATCGACATAGACCGTAAGAAGTGGATCCCCACCGGGTCAAACCTCATCAGCAACAAGTACACGATCACCAAGAAAACGCTCAATGGTAAGCGTCTCGGTGAGCTACAGCTACGTCAGATCTATGGTGTCAACGTAACCCGCGTGACCCGTGCTGGGGTGGATCTCGTAGCACATCCTAGTATGCGCCTACAGATGGGCGACCAGATACGTGTCGTAGGCTCAGACGCTTCTGTCAACAAGGTGCGTGAGCTGGTCGGTGACTCGCAGAAGCATCTCAACGAGCCGAACCTGATCGGTATCTTCATCGGTATCGCACTCGGTGTGCTCCTCGGCTCTATTCCCTTTATCTTCCCCGGCATTCCTCAGCCTGTCAAGCTAGGTCTAGCAGGCGGTCCACTCATCGTAGCGATCCTACTGAGCAACTTCGGACCTAAGTTTGGTATCGTGACTTATACGACACAAAGCGCCAACCTCATGATCCGCGAGATCGGTATTGCGCTGTTCCTCACTTGTGTCGGCATAGGTGCTGGCGATGGCTTCGTTGATACTATTGTAAATGGAGGCTATCACTGGGTCGGCTACGGCTTTATCATCACCATCATACCGATGCTGATCGTCGGAATCCTCGGCAAGAAGGTCTTTAAGGTCAACTATCTCACCCTCTCAGGAGTGATGGCCGGTAGTATGACCGATCCCCCTGCACTCGCTTACGCCAACGGACTCACCGAGGAGGATGCGCCCGCCGTGGGCTATGCAACGGTCTACCCACTGACGATGTTCCTCCGTGTCTTGACGGCGCAGATGCTCATCATATTTTTCGTAAGCTAA
- a CDS encoding S41 family peptidase: MKQLSNSLLTLLLLGSLAWTPMRLSAQETSTSRSANDFTTTMAVMGSVLSNVRNFFVDTVDLTTLYDGALTYMLQQLDPYTVYFNEEETKAFEESTTGLYGGIGAILRQHQDSVVIIGSLMQGKAADKAGLRPADIIWRINGKDFSHTKVVDVRNELRGEPGTPITLVVRRPGYAQDSLTVTFDRERIDLNPISYAELLADRVGFISVNTFSTTTSQEFLKAYDRLQKEAGGKLNGLVIDLRDNGGGLMEQAIQLVNLFIPKGQPVVSLKGRYPQQSNSYKTTKDPLDTELPLVVLINEGSASASEIVAGALQDYDRAVIVGRKSFGKGLVQGTLELPDGGLLKLTTARYYIPSGRSIQKLSYNHRGGAKQVNETDSLGTPYTTTGGRTVYAAGGIMPDIVCPSDSIPSLLGTLLFDAITYDFVTDYLLTHKAPERSTLRSFDLGDEAYAAYQKKVIDSGFTFKSMADELVKKVEEALKGEQRYDEVSGEFAAFQKCLKADTPRLMKTYESFIRDYLNMEILSRYYYDEGRLEYYMTRDKVAQRAVSLLGDLTTYHQLLKGK; encoded by the coding sequence ATGAAACAACTCTCCAACTCCCTACTCACGCTGCTCCTCCTCGGCTCCTTAGCATGGACTCCGATGAGACTGTCGGCTCAAGAGACCTCTACGTCACGCTCTGCGAATGACTTTACCACTACTATGGCGGTGATGGGGAGCGTACTGAGCAATGTGCGCAACTTCTTTGTTGACACAGTCGACCTGACCACGCTCTACGACGGAGCGCTCACCTATATGCTGCAGCAGTTGGATCCCTACACGGTTTACTTCAACGAGGAGGAGACCAAAGCTTTTGAGGAGAGTACGACGGGACTATACGGCGGTATCGGTGCGATCCTACGACAGCATCAAGACTCAGTCGTCATCATTGGTTCGCTCATGCAGGGCAAAGCGGCCGACAAGGCGGGGCTACGCCCAGCAGACATCATATGGCGGATCAATGGCAAGGACTTCTCCCACACGAAGGTGGTCGATGTGCGCAATGAGCTACGTGGTGAGCCGGGTACGCCTATCACGCTTGTGGTGCGCCGTCCGGGCTATGCGCAGGACTCGCTGACGGTCACCTTCGATCGTGAGCGCATCGACCTGAACCCCATATCTTATGCGGAGCTCCTCGCTGATCGTGTGGGCTTTATCTCCGTAAATACCTTCTCCACGACTACTAGTCAAGAGTTTCTCAAAGCTTATGACCGCTTACAGAAGGAGGCTGGTGGCAAGCTGAACGGGCTAGTCATTGACCTCCGCGACAATGGTGGCGGACTGATGGAGCAAGCGATACAGCTGGTCAATCTATTTATTCCCAAGGGGCAACCGGTGGTCTCGCTCAAGGGACGCTATCCACAGCAGAGTAACAGCTACAAGACGACTAAAGATCCTCTCGACACAGAGCTCCCACTCGTCGTGCTGATCAACGAGGGCTCTGCCTCCGCCTCGGAGATCGTGGCGGGTGCTTTGCAGGACTATGATCGTGCAGTGATCGTGGGACGCAAGAGCTTTGGCAAGGGGTTGGTACAGGGGACGCTTGAGCTACCCGATGGCGGACTGCTCAAGCTGACGACTGCGCGCTACTACATACCTAGTGGACGATCGATACAGAAGCTCTCTTACAATCACCGTGGAGGCGCCAAGCAGGTCAATGAGACTGACTCGCTCGGTACACCCTACACGACTACGGGCGGACGTACCGTCTATGCCGCCGGAGGCATCATGCCTGACATTGTTTGCCCGTCAGACTCGATCCCTTCGTTGCTAGGCACCTTGCTCTTTGACGCGATCACCTATGACTTTGTTACCGACTACCTACTAACGCACAAAGCTCCCGAGCGGAGTACACTCAGGAGCTTCGATCTAGGAGATGAGGCTTATGCAGCCTATCAGAAGAAGGTGATAGATAGTGGATTTACCTTCAAGTCTATGGCTGACGAACTGGTCAAAAAGGTAGAAGAGGCGCTCAAAGGGGAGCAGCGCTACGATGAGGTATCGGGCGAGTTTGCCGCTTTTCAGAAATGTCTAAAGGCTGATACGCCTCGGCTGATGAAGACCTACGAGAGCTTCATTCGTGATTATCTCAATATGGAGATCCTCTCACGTTACTACTACGACGAGGGTCGACTTGAATACTATATGACGCGAGACAAAGTGGCACAGCGCGCCGTGTCGCTCCTCGGGGATTTGACTACTTATCACCAGTTACTCAAGGGTAAGTAG
- a CDS encoding DNA topoisomerase 3 has translation MIVCIAEKPSVARDIAKILGATEARSGYIEGNGYAVTWTYGHLCTLKEPEDYQTSWQGWRLASLPMIPERFGIKLIHEEHIERQFAIIQGLVSQAERVINCGDAGQEGELIQRWVLQLAGCTCPVERLWISSLTDQSIREGFANLRPSKELDTLYYAGLARAIGDWLLGINGTRLYTLTDRYGSRQRGVRSVGRVQTPTLALVVDRQAEIESFVPVTTYEMQTTYRGTLFKADTTQEVEVTFAERQQVEELIERIAKEPLVVQTVEQKKSTEYPPRLFDLTSLQVEANKKYGYTAEQTLRLIQSLYEKKVTTYPRVDTTFLPEDQYPKVGETLQGIARHAALGGFIAPLLSSGKPLKKSKKVFDNKKITDHHAIIPTGQLSSGLTPDEEQIYLLVALRYIAAFYPDAKVSTTTVRATVEEYPLRASGKTILVEGWREVLKPDSGKEGDDTTEGDKEKEQTLPTFKEGESGPHEPTIRESTSTPPRYYTEATLLRAMETAGKGVEDEELRDALKMNGIGRPSTRAAIIETLFKRGYIVREGKSLRATPAGIQLIESIQDPLLKSAELTGRWELKLRQIESREYDPGQFLNELKAQVSTLVTEVRGF, from the coding sequence ATGATCGTCTGCATCGCTGAGAAACCATCCGTAGCGCGTGACATAGCTAAGATACTTGGAGCCACTGAGGCTCGCTCGGGCTATATCGAGGGCAATGGCTATGCGGTCACCTGGACCTATGGTCACCTCTGCACGCTCAAGGAGCCGGAGGACTACCAGACCAGCTGGCAGGGGTGGCGACTAGCTTCGCTGCCGATGATCCCAGAGCGCTTCGGCATCAAGCTGATTCACGAGGAGCACATCGAGCGGCAGTTTGCCATTATCCAAGGACTGGTCTCGCAAGCTGAGCGAGTCATCAACTGCGGTGATGCGGGCCAAGAGGGAGAGCTGATACAGCGCTGGGTACTCCAACTAGCGGGCTGCACCTGCCCGGTGGAGCGTCTATGGATCTCCTCGCTGACGGATCAGTCGATACGCGAGGGCTTTGCCAATTTGCGCCCCAGCAAAGAGCTAGACACGCTCTACTACGCCGGCTTAGCACGTGCCATCGGTGACTGGCTCCTAGGGATCAACGGGACACGTCTCTACACCCTCACAGATCGCTATGGCAGTCGGCAGCGAGGCGTGCGCTCGGTAGGTCGTGTGCAGACGCCGACACTAGCGCTGGTCGTCGATAGACAGGCGGAGATCGAGAGCTTCGTACCGGTCACTACCTACGAGATGCAGACCACTTACCGAGGGACGCTCTTTAAGGCAGATACAACGCAAGAGGTCGAGGTAACCTTTGCGGAGCGGCAGCAGGTCGAGGAGCTGATCGAGCGTATCGCAAAGGAGCCGCTTGTCGTGCAGACGGTCGAGCAGAAGAAGTCGACGGAGTATCCGCCACGACTCTTCGACCTTACCTCCCTACAGGTGGAGGCGAATAAAAAGTATGGCTACACGGCTGAGCAGACGCTCCGACTCATACAGTCTCTCTATGAGAAGAAGGTGACCACCTACCCACGTGTCGACACCACCTTCCTACCCGAAGATCAATACCCCAAGGTGGGGGAGACGCTCCAAGGCATCGCGCGACATGCGGCTCTAGGGGGCTTCATCGCACCGCTACTGAGTAGTGGTAAGCCGTTGAAGAAGAGCAAGAAGGTCTTTGACAATAAGAAGATCACGGACCACCATGCGATCATTCCGACAGGACAGCTGAGCAGTGGACTCACGCCCGATGAGGAGCAGATCTACCTCCTCGTAGCACTGCGCTACATAGCAGCCTTTTACCCAGATGCTAAGGTCTCGACGACTACCGTACGTGCTACCGTCGAGGAGTACCCGCTACGCGCCTCGGGCAAGACGATCCTCGTGGAGGGGTGGCGTGAAGTGCTCAAGCCAGACAGTGGTAAGGAAGGGGACGATACGACGGAGGGAGACAAGGAAAAGGAGCAGACACTACCCACCTTTAAGGAGGGCGAGTCGGGTCCTCACGAGCCGACGATCCGTGAGAGCACCTCTACGCCACCACGCTACTATACCGAGGCGACGCTCCTACGTGCTATGGAAACAGCGGGCAAGGGCGTCGAGGACGAGGAACTACGAGATGCGCTTAAGATGAACGGCATCGGTCGTCCCTCCACACGAGCAGCCATCATTGAGACGCTCTTCAAGCGGGGCTACATAGTCCGTGAGGGCAAATCGCTACGCGCCACACCTGCGGGTATACAGTTGATCGAGTCGATACAAGACCCGCTGCTCAAGAGTGCTGAGCTGACAGGTCGCTGGGAGCTCAAGCTGCGACAGATAGAGAGTCGGGAGTACGATCCGGGACAGTTTCTCAACGAACTCAAAGCGCAGGTCTCCACGCTCGTCACTGAGGTACGTGGCTTCTAG
- the prfB gene encoding peptide chain release factor 2 (programmed frameshift), with product MITQDQLAELLERTKALGRYLDIDQRRVQLEEEELRTQAPDFWDDVPRAQQQMRRVGEIRSWIEAFEAVDAATQEVALAYDFYKEEAIEEQDVDDAYARAIKLVEDLELRNMLSAEEDRLGAVLKINAGAGGTESQDWASMLVRMYQRWAERSGYKVTITNWQDGDDAGIKTVTMQIEGELAYGFLKSENGVHRLVRVSPYNAQGKRMTSFASVFVVPLVDDSIEVEVNPGLLSWDTFRSSGAGGQNVNKVETGVRLHYQYTDPDTGETEEIVIENTETRSQMDNRENALRLLRSQLYDKELERRRAAQSEVEANKKKIEWGSQIRSYVFDDRRVKDHRTGYQTSDVNGVMDGDLDAFIKAYLMQTGAGTTNE from the exons ATGATAACACAGGACCAACTAGCAGAGCTGTTGGAGCGCACGAAGGCGCTGGGGAGGTATCTT GACATCGACCAGCGACGTGTCCAACTAGAAGAAGAGGAGCTCCGGACACAAGCTCCAGACTTTTGGGATGATGTGCCACGAGCCCAGCAGCAGATGCGGCGTGTGGGCGAGATACGCTCATGGATCGAGGCTTTTGAGGCTGTCGATGCCGCTACGCAGGAGGTGGCTCTAGCGTATGACTTTTACAAAGAGGAGGCCATCGAAGAGCAAGATGTGGACGATGCCTATGCACGTGCCATCAAGCTAGTCGAAGACCTCGAGCTACGCAACATGCTGAGCGCTGAGGAGGATCGCCTAGGGGCTGTCCTCAAGATCAATGCGGGTGCTGGTGGTACCGAGAGCCAGGACTGGGCCTCGATGCTGGTGCGTATGTACCAGCGCTGGGCAGAGCGGTCGGGCTACAAGGTGACCATCACCAACTGGCAGGACGGCGACGATGCCGGCATTAAGACGGTCACCATGCAGATCGAGGGCGAGCTGGCCTACGGCTTCCTCAAGAGTGAAAATGGCGTGCACAGACTCGTACGTGTTTCTCCCTATAATGCACAGGGTAAGCGAATGACTTCGTTTGCCTCGGTCTTCGTCGTACCTCTCGTGGACGACTCGATAGAGGTCGAGGTGAACCCCGGCTTGCTCTCGTGGGATACCTTCCGCTCGAGTGGGGCTGGTGGGCAAAATGTCAACAAGGTGGAGACGGGCGTACGCCTCCACTACCAGTATACCGACCCCGACACGGGCGAGACGGAGGAGATCGTAATCGAAAACACTGAGACGCGCTCCCAGATGGACAATCGTGAGAACGCCCTGCGCCTCTTGCGCTCGCAGCTCTACGACAAGGAGCTGGAGCGTCGTCGTGCTGCCCAGAGTGAGGTAGAGGCGAACAAGAAGAAGATCGAGTGGGGCTCTCAGATACGTAGTTACGTCTTTGATGATCGTCGTGTCAAGGATCACCGTACGGGTTATCAGACTTCTGATGTCAACGGGGTCATGGATGGCGATCTAGATGCTTTTATCAAGGCTTACCTGATGCAGACGGGAGCTGGTACGACTAATGAGTAA
- a CDS encoding AMP-dependent synthetase/ligase, with translation MNHISDLLKLFATTYRHKTLLRYMDRTPEEQWHEWSGEQLDEQIMLAAQALVRAGVQPGDRVALYSQNMMEGIITELGLMAIRAVCVPLYATCSPEQVAYITEHAGAKLILVGEQFQYNNVYPLLATHPTLRQLVILDERVVRDPADDRSEYFETFLSMGDAMPYETEVRAQLGAGTPDETAVIIYTSGTTGTPKGVQITHRMILTQVERHQQLFPTLNDHDVSVNFLPLSHVFEKLWVYFCLATAIKVVVVTNPKRIMELMPQIRPTVMCNVPRYWEKVYQGVQEHIERSKPMMQRIYQKALRVGHKYHIDYRIHGRKAPLGLRLSNAVYRYTVFYILKRVLGLERGRFFPTAGAPLSNEINEFLQSAGFNIVVGYGLSESSATVSCYLPGRYVIGSVGEVLPGVEVRIDPETQEIQLRGDTITPGYYHNDEANAAAFTDDGWFRTGDAGRLEERTLYFTERIKELYKTSNGKYIAPQQIESLLSSSPLIEQCAVVADERKFVAALIYPNYEQLRRRLRERGQEALADLPTEALAQRSEVCDLLLSHIEPLQAHLAGFEKVKRIALLAEPFSVEAGTLTPTLKLKRKAILEQYAELIEKLYL, from the coding sequence ATGAACCATATAAGTGATTTGCTCAAGCTCTTTGCTACCACTTATCGGCACAAGACCCTCCTACGCTATATGGATCGGACGCCCGAGGAGCAATGGCATGAGTGGAGTGGGGAGCAGCTAGATGAGCAGATTATGCTGGCGGCGCAAGCACTCGTACGGGCTGGTGTACAGCCTGGCGACCGAGTGGCACTCTACTCACAAAACATGATGGAGGGTATCATCACCGAGCTGGGCTTGATGGCGATACGTGCCGTATGCGTACCGCTCTATGCTACTTGCTCGCCTGAGCAGGTAGCCTACATCACGGAGCATGCAGGGGCCAAGCTGATCCTCGTAGGGGAGCAGTTTCAGTACAACAATGTCTACCCACTCCTAGCGACCCACCCCACGCTACGCCAGTTGGTCATCCTAGATGAGCGGGTGGTGCGTGATCCTGCGGACGACCGGAGTGAGTACTTTGAGACTTTCCTCTCGATGGGTGATGCGATGCCCTACGAGACAGAGGTGCGGGCGCAGCTAGGTGCTGGCACGCCCGACGAGACGGCCGTCATCATCTACACTTCAGGTACCACCGGCACACCCAAGGGGGTGCAGATCACCCATCGCATGATCCTGACACAGGTGGAGCGACACCAGCAACTCTTCCCGACACTAAACGATCACGACGTATCGGTCAACTTCCTCCCGCTGAGCCATGTCTTCGAGAAGCTCTGGGTCTACTTCTGCCTTGCCACAGCTATCAAAGTGGTCGTCGTGACCAATCCTAAGCGCATCATGGAGTTGATGCCACAGATACGTCCCACCGTGATGTGCAATGTGCCCCGATACTGGGAGAAAGTCTATCAAGGCGTACAAGAGCACATCGAGCGGTCGAAGCCTATGATGCAGCGCATCTATCAGAAGGCTCTACGTGTGGGACATAAGTACCATATCGACTACCGCATCCATGGTCGTAAAGCTCCTTTGGGGCTACGCCTATCCAATGCGGTCTACCGCTACACTGTATTCTACATCCTCAAGCGTGTCCTAGGACTGGAGCGAGGACGTTTCTTCCCGACCGCGGGAGCCCCGCTCTCGAATGAGATCAACGAGTTCTTGCAGTCGGCCGGCTTTAACATCGTCGTCGGCTATGGGCTCTCCGAGTCCTCAGCAACAGTCTCCTGCTATCTACCAGGGCGCTATGTCATAGGCTCCGTCGGGGAGGTACTCCCAGGTGTAGAGGTACGCATAGATCCCGAGACGCAAGAGATACAGCTACGTGGCGATACCATCACGCCTGGCTACTACCACAATGATGAGGCAAATGCAGCCGCCTTTACCGATGACGGGTGGTTCCGTACGGGAGATGCGGGACGGCTGGAGGAACGTACCCTCTACTTCACCGAGCGGATCAAAGAGCTATACAAGACGAGCAATGGTAAGTACATAGCTCCGCAGCAGATAGAGTCCCTCCTGAGCAGCAGTCCGCTCATCGAGCAGTGCGCTGTGGTGGCCGATGAGCGCAAGTTTGTCGCAGCGCTGATCTATCCTAACTACGAGCAGCTACGTCGTCGGCTCCGTGAGCGTGGGCAGGAGGCTCTGGCCGACCTCCCCACAGAGGCTCTGGCGCAGCGTAGCGAGGTGTGCGACTTGCTCCTGAGCCATATAGAGCCGCTGCAGGCTCACTTGGCAGGCTTTGAGAAGGTTAAGCGCATCGCACTACTTGCCGAGCCATTCTCCGTCGAGGCGGGTACACTCACTCCGACGCTCAAGCTGAAGCGCAAAGCGATCCTCGAGCAGTACGCCGAGCTGATCGAAAAGCTGTACCTTTGA
- a CDS encoding MarR family winged helix-turn-helix transcriptional regulator — MSYPLLHELLDLVERYEEFRGNAEQSMSNFLRFADQSLEQQTSSEESEKSMRSHAFLNAMIARDISFVYRYMRCLVRKAIKGTPLQTIDEYSYLITLMAKGEMTKTELNNYNVVEKTSGSEIIRRLLKGGLISQTRNLQDRRSLLLNITPKGREVVKELLPRMQQSSDILLRDLSWDQKVFLHSLHEQLYQSNHPLFIAERDTDLPGLLEKLSIDHRAR, encoded by the coding sequence ATGAGTTACCCATTACTACATGAGCTACTCGACTTGGTCGAGAGGTACGAAGAGTTCCGTGGGAATGCTGAGCAGTCAATGAGCAACTTTTTGCGCTTTGCCGATCAGTCCCTTGAGCAGCAGACAAGCTCCGAGGAGTCAGAGAAGAGCATGCGTAGTCATGCCTTCCTCAATGCGATGATAGCCCGGGATATAAGCTTCGTCTACCGCTATATGCGTTGCCTCGTACGTAAAGCAATTAAAGGCACTCCTCTACAGACCATCGATGAGTACTCCTATCTCATCACACTTATGGCAAAAGGGGAGATGACCAAGACCGAGCTCAACAACTACAATGTAGTCGAAAAGACCTCTGGTAGTGAGATCATCCGTCGTCTACTCAAGGGAGGGTTGATCTCGCAGACACGCAATCTACAGGATAGGCGCAGCCTACTCCTCAACATCACACCCAAGGGTCGGGAGGTGGTCAAGGAGCTACTACCTCGCATGCAGCAGAGTAGTGATATACTCCTACGAGATCTCTCGTGGGATCAGAAGGTCTTCCTTCACTCGCTCCACGAGCAGCTATACCAGAGCAATCATCCACTCTTTATCGCAGAGCGAGATACGGATCTGCCTGGGCTCCTTGAGAAGCTCTCTATCGACCATCGCGCCCGCTAG
- a CDS encoding PspC domain-containing protein: protein MADNKKLYRSREAWIGGVCGGIADYFGWDPTIVRLIYLLITFTTAFAGIPIYILLWIFVPLKPFRNNY, encoded by the coding sequence ATGGCAGACAATAAGAAACTTTATCGCTCTCGTGAAGCGTGGATAGGAGGCGTATGCGGTGGCATCGCTGACTACTTCGGATGGGATCCGACGATCGTACGACTCATCTATCTATTGATCACATTCACAACAGCGTTTGCGGGCATTCCTATCTATATCCTTTTGTGGATTTTCGTGCCGCTGAAGCCGTTCCGCAATAACTATTAA
- a CDS encoding HU family DNA-binding protein, translating to MNKTDFIKTVADKAQLTQKDTKAVYEAMVETIHEEMKKGERLTLVGFGSFYVSERAARKGINPQSGKTIQIKASKSIKFKPSTALDINKKK from the coding sequence ATGAACAAAACAGATTTCATCAAGACGGTTGCCGATAAGGCTCAGCTAACTCAGAAGGACACAAAGGCTGTCTATGAGGCTATGGTAGAGACCATCCACGAGGAGATGAAGAAGGGTGAGCGCCTCACACTTGTAGGCTTTGGCTCATTCTACGTTTCTGAGCGTGCTGCTCGCAAGGGTATCAACCCACAGTCAGGCAAAACGATCCAGATCAAGGCTAGCAAGTCTATCAAGTTTAAGCCTAGCACAGCTCTAGACATCAACAAGAAGAAGTAA